From one Pyxidicoccus xibeiensis genomic stretch:
- a CDS encoding ABC transporter ATP-binding protein gives MSTAIEVEHLTRRFGAFTAVNDVSFTVGAGEIFGYLGANGAGKSTTIRMLCGLLKPTGGHARVAGHDVGSEPERVKAGIGYMSQKFSLYLDLTVRANLEFFASAYGAHGLELERRIGEMLERMQLTSIQDEVTGALPGGMQQRVALASAVLHRPRIVFLDEPTAGVDPVQRRSFWALIRELAAGGTTVFVTTHYMDEAEYCARIGIMVDGRLVALDTPDGLKRTHAPGRVLEVRGPHLAPALDALRGEPGVLDVSRFGSGATVRVDPERLPVDVLARWLKARGVDPLETEESAPTLDDVFLALTAGAQRGED, from the coding sequence ATGAGCACCGCCATCGAGGTGGAGCACCTGACGCGGCGCTTCGGCGCCTTCACCGCGGTGAACGACGTGAGCTTCACCGTGGGGGCCGGGGAGATCTTCGGCTACCTGGGCGCGAATGGCGCCGGCAAGTCCACCACCATCCGCATGCTGTGCGGGCTGCTGAAGCCCACGGGAGGCCACGCACGGGTGGCGGGCCATGACGTGGGCTCCGAGCCGGAGCGCGTGAAGGCCGGCATCGGCTACATGTCCCAGAAATTCTCCCTGTACCTGGACCTGACCGTCCGGGCGAACCTGGAGTTCTTCGCCTCGGCGTACGGCGCGCATGGCCTGGAGCTGGAGCGCCGCATCGGCGAGATGCTGGAGCGCATGCAGCTCACCTCCATCCAGGACGAGGTGACGGGCGCGCTGCCCGGAGGCATGCAGCAGCGCGTGGCGCTGGCCAGCGCGGTGCTGCACCGGCCGCGCATCGTCTTCCTGGACGAGCCCACCGCGGGCGTGGACCCGGTGCAGCGCCGCTCCTTCTGGGCGCTCATCCGCGAGCTGGCGGCGGGAGGCACCACCGTCTTCGTCACCACGCACTACATGGACGAGGCGGAGTACTGCGCGCGCATCGGCATCATGGTGGACGGGCGGCTGGTGGCGCTGGACACCCCCGACGGGCTGAAGCGCACGCACGCGCCCGGCCGGGTGCTGGAGGTGCGCGGCCCCCACCTGGCACCGGCGCTGGACGCGCTGCGCGGCGAGCCGGGGGTGCTGGACGTGAGCCGGTTCGGCTCGGGCGCCACGGTGCGGGTGGACCCGGAGCGGCTGCCCGTGGACGTGCTGGCCCGCTGGCTGAAGGCGCGCGGCGTGGACCCACTGGAGACGGAGGAGTCCGCGCCCACGCTGGACGACGTCTTCCTGGCGCTCACCGCCGGGGCGCAGCGAGGGGAGGACTGA
- a CDS encoding ABC transporter permease translates to MHPLMVQYRAVVVKEVRQTARDKRVMALLTLVPLIQLFVLGFAVNFDVRHVPTAVVDRDNSVESREHARTLLAGDTLDLKAELRDERAAEALVEQGQASVALVFPPDFEEDVLRGSGARVQALVDGSDPVRSGVAADAVARHAAQRALQSLQAQAGARGETPPRPPVELVPRVLYNPELSTSVYVVPGIAAMLLLIVTTIIMAMGLARERESGTLEQLQVTPLRPGVLMAGKVTPFVLVGLVDVGLALSVGAWVFGVPLRGSLALVALATLLYVLSTLGVGLLIATMSRTQQQAFVGGFLFLLPAVLLSGVMTPVRAMPDWLAWVTWLNPVRYYVEVLRGVLLKSAGLMDLWPQLALLALFGFMVMSVAAHRFRKTTA, encoded by the coding sequence ATGCATCCGCTGATGGTGCAGTACCGCGCGGTGGTGGTGAAGGAGGTGCGCCAGACGGCGCGCGACAAGCGCGTGATGGCGCTGCTCACCCTGGTGCCGCTCATCCAGCTCTTCGTGCTGGGCTTCGCGGTGAACTTCGACGTGCGCCACGTGCCCACGGCGGTGGTGGACCGGGACAACTCGGTGGAGAGCCGAGAGCATGCGCGCACGCTGCTGGCCGGCGACACGCTGGACCTGAAGGCGGAGCTGCGCGACGAGCGCGCCGCGGAGGCGCTGGTGGAACAGGGCCAGGCCTCCGTCGCGCTGGTCTTCCCCCCGGACTTCGAGGAGGACGTGCTGCGGGGCAGCGGCGCGCGGGTGCAGGCGCTGGTGGATGGCTCCGACCCGGTGCGCTCGGGCGTGGCGGCGGACGCGGTGGCGCGGCACGCGGCGCAGCGGGCCCTGCAGTCCCTCCAGGCCCAGGCCGGCGCCCGGGGCGAGACGCCGCCCCGCCCGCCGGTGGAGCTGGTGCCTCGCGTCCTCTACAACCCGGAGCTGTCCACGTCGGTGTACGTGGTGCCGGGCATCGCGGCGATGCTGCTGCTCATCGTCACCACCATCATCATGGCCATGGGCCTGGCCCGCGAGCGGGAGAGCGGCACGCTGGAGCAGCTCCAGGTGACGCCGCTGCGGCCCGGGGTGCTGATGGCGGGCAAGGTGACGCCCTTCGTGCTGGTGGGGCTGGTGGACGTGGGGCTGGCGCTGAGCGTGGGCGCGTGGGTGTTCGGCGTGCCGCTGCGCGGGAGCCTGGCGCTGGTGGCGCTGGCCACCCTGCTCTACGTGCTGTCCACGCTGGGCGTGGGGCTGCTCATCGCCACCATGAGCCGCACCCAGCAGCAGGCCTTCGTCGGAGGCTTCCTCTTCCTGCTGCCGGCGGTGCTGCTGTCGGGCGTGATGACGCCGGTGCGGGCCATGCCGGACTGGCTGGCCTGGGTCACCTGGCTCAACCCGGTCCGCTACTACGTGGAGGTGCTGCGCGGCGTGCTGCTCAAGAGCGCGGGCCTGATGGACTTGTGGCCCCAGTTGGCGCTGCTCGCGCTCTTCGGGTTCATGGTGATGTCGGTGGCCGCGCACCGCTTCCGGAAGACCACGGCCTGA
- a CDS encoding ABC transporter permease, which produces MASSHAGRTLGRILAMAGKEVLHIRRDIRTLYLALAMPVLLLVLFGFGISFDVDHLGLAVVDQDRTEQSRELVRHVTASEEFIQEWEGTSPEEAQRELRRGRAIAVLVVPRGFAEDVARGGARVQLLVDGSDGNTATQALAKAQALVDAAGRKLAGGEVRAPPLEVSLRTLFNPEGRSALFLVPGLAAYLLAIVAVLITALTVAREWERGSMEQLFATPVGRLEIVVGKLLPYLGIGLLQVLLVLTVGAWVFAVPVRGSLVALGLGALLFLVGMLGQGLLISVVTRNQVVATQVATMTSVLPSMLLSGFIFPLENLPLPLRVISTLIPARYFVATLRGVLLRGNGLDVLWPQLVALTLFAALMLTVATRRFQRRLD; this is translated from the coding sequence ATGGCTTCTTCACACGCGGGTCGCACGCTGGGACGCATCCTCGCCATGGCGGGCAAGGAGGTGCTGCACATCCGCCGGGACATCCGGACGCTCTACCTGGCGCTGGCCATGCCGGTGCTGCTGCTGGTGCTGTTCGGCTTCGGCATCAGCTTCGACGTGGACCACCTGGGCCTGGCCGTGGTGGACCAGGACCGGACGGAGCAGTCGCGGGAGCTGGTGCGCCACGTGACGGCCTCCGAGGAGTTCATCCAGGAGTGGGAGGGCACCTCCCCGGAGGAGGCCCAGCGGGAGCTGCGCCGGGGACGCGCCATCGCCGTGCTGGTGGTGCCCCGGGGCTTCGCCGAGGACGTGGCGCGCGGCGGAGCCCGGGTGCAGCTGCTGGTGGACGGCTCGGATGGGAATACGGCCACGCAGGCGCTGGCCAAGGCCCAGGCGCTGGTGGACGCGGCGGGACGGAAGCTCGCGGGCGGTGAGGTGCGGGCGCCGCCGCTGGAGGTGAGCCTGCGCACGCTGTTCAACCCGGAGGGGCGCTCGGCGCTGTTCCTGGTGCCGGGGCTGGCGGCGTACCTGCTGGCCATCGTCGCGGTGCTCATCACCGCCCTGACTGTCGCGCGCGAGTGGGAGCGCGGCTCCATGGAGCAGCTCTTCGCCACGCCGGTAGGACGGCTGGAGATTGTCGTCGGCAAGCTGCTGCCGTACCTGGGCATCGGCCTGCTCCAGGTGCTCCTGGTGCTGACGGTGGGCGCGTGGGTCTTCGCCGTGCCGGTGCGGGGCAGCCTGGTGGCGCTGGGGCTGGGAGCGCTGCTGTTCCTGGTGGGCATGCTGGGCCAGGGGCTGCTCATCTCCGTGGTGACGCGCAACCAGGTGGTGGCCACGCAGGTGGCGACGATGACGTCCGTGCTGCCGTCCATGCTGCTGTCGGGCTTCATCTTCCCGTTGGAGAACCTGCCCCTGCCGCTGCGGGTCATCAGCACGCTGATTCCCGCGCGCTACTTCGTGGCCACGCTGCGCGGGGTGCTGCTGCGGGGCAACGGCCTGGACGTGCTGTGGCCGCAGCTGGTGGCGCTGACGCTGTTCGCGGCCTTGATGCTGACGGTGGCCACGCGCCGCTTCCAGCGGCGGCTGGACTGA